The following proteins are encoded in a genomic region of Arvicanthis niloticus isolate mArvNil1 chromosome 21, mArvNil1.pat.X, whole genome shotgun sequence:
- the Celsr3 gene encoding cadherin EGF LAG seven-pass G-type receptor 3 isoform X3 has protein sequence MARRPLWCGLPGPSTPVLLLLLLSLFPFSREELGGGGDQGWDPGVATATGPRAQIGSGAVALCPESPGVWEDGDPGLGVREPVFMRLRVGRQNARNGRGAPEQPNAELVVQTLGSREQEAGQGPGYLLCWHPEISSCGRTGPLRKGSLPLEALSPGDSDLRNSSPHPSELLAQPDGSRPVAFQHNARRSIRKRVETSRCCGKLWEPGHKGQGERTATSTVERGPLRRDCLPGSLGSGLGEDSAPRAVRTAPTPGSAPRESRTAPERMRSRGLFRRRFLFERPGPRPPGFPTGPEAERVLSRNQGRPRRAANRHPQFPQYNYQTLVPENEAAGTAVLRVVAQDPDPGEAGRLVYSLAALMNSRSLELFSIDPQSGLIRTAAALDRESMERHYLRVTAQDHGSPRLSATTMVAVTVADRNDHAPVFEQAQYRETLRENVEEGYPILQLRATDGDAPPNANLRYRFVGSPAARTAAAAAFEIDPRSGLISTSGRVDREHMESYELVVEASDQGQEPGPRSATVRVHITVLDENDNAPQFSEKRYVAQVREDVRPHTVVLRVTATDKDKDANGLVHYNIISGNSRGHFAIDSLTGEIQVMAPLDFEAEREYALRIRAQDAGRPPLSNNTGLASIQVVDINDHAPIFVSTPFQVSVLENAPLGHSVIHIQAVDADHGENSRLEYSLTGVASDTPFVINSATGWVSVSGPLDRESVEHYFFGVEARDHGSPPLSASASVTVTVLDVNDNRPEFTMKEYHLRLNEDAAVGTSVVSVTAVDRDANSAISYQITGGNTRNRFAISTQGGVGLVTLALPLDYKQERYFKLVLTASDRALHDHCYVHINITDANTHRPVFQSAHYSVSMNEDRPVGSTVVVISASDDDVGENARITYLLEDNLPQFRIDADSGAITLQAPLDYEDQVTYTLAITARDNGIPQKADTTYVEVMVNDVNDNAPQFVASHYTGLVSEDAPPFTSVLQISATDRDAHANGRVQYTFQNGEDGDGDFTIEPTSGIVRTVRRLDREAVPVYELTAYAVDRGVPPLRTPVSIQVTVQDVNDNAPVFPAEEFEVRVKENSIVGSVVAQITAVDPDDGPNAHIMYQIVEGNIPELFQMDIFSGELTALIDLDYEARQEYVIVVQATSAPLVSRATVHVRLVDQNDNSPVLNNFQILFNNYVSNRSDTFPSGIIGRIPAYDPDVSDHLFYSFERGNELQLLVVNQTSGELRLSRKLDNNRPLVASMLVTVTDGLHSVTAQCVLRVVIITEELLANSLTVRLENMWQERFLSPLLGHFLEGVAAVLATPTEDVFIFNIQNDTDVGGTVLNVSFSALAPRGAGAGAAGPWFSSEELQEQLYVRRAALAARSLLDVLPFDDNVCLREPCENYMKCVSVLRFDSSAPFLASASTLFRPIQPIAGLRCRCPPGFTGDFCETELDLCYSNPCRNGGACARREGGYTCVCRPRFTGEDCELDTEAGRCVPGVCRNGGTCTNAPNGGFRCQCPAGGAFEGPRCEVAARSFPPSSFVMFRGLRQRFHLTLSLSFATVQPSGLLFYNGRLNEKHDFLALELVAGQVRLTYSTGESNTVVSPTVPGGLSDGQWHTVHLRYYNKPRTDALGGAQGPSKDKVAVLSVDDCNVAVALQFGAEIGNYSCAAAGVQTSSKKSLDLTGPLLLGGVPNLPENFPVSHKDFIGCMRDLHIDGRRMDMAAFVANNGTTAGCQAKSHFCASGPCKNSGFCSERWGGFSCDCPVGFGGKDCRLTMAHPYRFQGNGTLSWDFGNDMAVSVPWYLGLSFRTRATKGVLMQVQLGPHSVLLCKLDRGLLSVTLSRASGHTVHLLLDQMTVSDGRWHDLRLELQEEPGGRRGHHIFMVSLDFTLFQDTMAMGGELQGLKVKQLHVGGLPPSSKEEGPQGLVGCIQGVWIGFTPFGSSALLPPSHRVNVEPGCTVMNPCASGPCPPHADCKDLWQTFSCTCRPGYYGPGCVDACLLNPCQNQGSCRHLQGAPHGYTCDCAGGYFGQHCEHRMDQQCPRGWWGSPTCGPCNCDVHKGFDPNCNKTNGQCHCKEFHYRPRGSDSCLPCDCYPVGSTSRSCAPHSGQCPCRPGALGRQCNSCDSPFAEVTASGCRVLYDACPKSLRSGVWWPQTKFGVLATVPCPRGALGLRGTGAAVRLCDEDQGWLEPDFFNCTSPAFRELSLLLDGLELNKTALDTVEAKKLAQRLREVTGQTDHYFSQDVRVTARLLAYLLAFESHQQGFGLTATQDAHFNENLLWAGSALLAPETGDLWAALGQRAPGGSPGSAGLVRHLEEYAATLARNMELTYLNPVGLVTPNIMLSIDRMEHPSSTQGARRYPRYHSNLFRGQDAWDPHTHVLLPSQSPQPSPSEVLPTSSNAENATASSVVSPPPPLETESEPGISIVILLVYRALGGLLPAQFQAERRGARLPQNPVMNSPVVSVAVFHGRNFLRGVLVSPINLEFRLLQTANRSKAICVQWDPPGPAEQHGMWTARDCELVHRNGSHARCRCSRTGTFGVLMDASPRERLEGDLELLAVFTHVVVAVSVTALVLTAAVLLSLRSLKSNVRGIHANVAAALGVAELLFLLGIHRTHNQLLCTAVAILLHYFFLSTFAWLLVQGLHLYRMQVEPRNVDRGAMRFYHALGWGVPAVLLGLAVGLDPEGYGNPDFCWISIHEPLIWSFAGPIVLVIVMNGTMFLLAARTSCSTGQREAKKTSVLRTLRSSFLLLLLVSASWLFGLLAVNHSILAFHYLHAGLCGLQGLAVLLLFCVLNADARAAWTPACLGKKAAPEETRPAPGPGSGAYNNTALFEESGLIRITLGASTVSSVSSARSGRAQDQDSQRGRSYLRDNVLGRHGSTTEHAEHSLQAHAGPTDLDVAMFHRDAGADSDSDSDLSLEEERSLSIPSSESEDNGRTRGRFQRPLRRAAQNVDGNDLLSYWPALGECEAAPCALQAWGSERRLGLDSNKDAANNNQPELALTSGDETSLGRAQRQRKGILKNRLQYPLVPQTRGTPELSWCRAATLGHRAVPAASYGRIYAGGGTGSLSQPASRYSSREQLDLLLRRQLSRERLEEVPVPAPVLHPLSRPGSQERLDTAPARLEPRDRGSTLPRRQPPRDYPSTMAGRFGSRDALDLGAPREWLSTLPPPRRNRDLDPQHPPLPMSPQRQLSRDPLLPSRPLDSLSRISNSRERLDQVPSRHPSREALGPAPQLLRAREDPASGPSHGPSTEQLDILSSILASFNSSALSSVQSSSTPSGPHTTATPSATASALGPSTPRSATSHSISELSPDSEVPRSEGHS, from the exons ATGGCGAGGCGGCCTCTATGGTGTGGTCTCCCGGGACCGTCGACCCCGGTACTAttgctccttctcctctctttgttccCTTTTAGCCGGGAGGAGCTGGGGGGCGGTGGGGACCAGGGCTGGGACCCAGGGGTAGCTACTGCTACTGGGCCAAGAGCGCAAATCGGCAGTGGAGCTGTAGCTCTTTGTCCCGAGTCTCCCGGCGTCTGGGAAGATGGAGATCCTGGCCTGGGGGTCAGGGAGCCTGTCTTCATGAGGCTCCGAGTAGGTAGGCAAAACGCCCGGAATGGTCGAGGGGCCCCTGAGCAACCAAACGCGGAGCTGGTGGTCCAGACATTGGGTAGTCGTGAGCAAGAGGCAGGTCAGGGTCCGGGATATCTGTTATGTTGGCACCCAGAGATCTCCTCTTGTGGGAGAACAGGGCCTTTACGAAAAGGTAGTCTGCCACTCGAGGCTCTGTCCCCAGGGGATTCTGATCTGAGGAACAGCTCTCCTCACCCTTCGGAACTTCTGGCTCAGCCTGATGGCTCCAGGCCAGTGGCCTTCCAGCATAATGCTAGGAGAAGCATCCGCAAAAGAGTGGAAACCTCTCGCTGCTGCGGGAAACTGTGGGAGCCAGGACACAAGGGTCAGGGTGAAAGAACCGCGACTTCTACAGTGGAGAGGGGACCCCTTCGGCGGGACTGCCTTCCCGGCTCTTTGGGATCTGGCCTGGGGGAGGATTCAGCACCACGTGCTGTGAGGACAGCTCCTACTCCGGGTTCAGCACCTCGCGAGTCTCGGACAGCTCCCGAGCGCATGCGCTCCCGAGGTCTCTTCCGCCGCCGTTTCCTCTTTGAGCGCCCTGGGCCGCGCCCTCCCGGGTTCCCGACTGGTCCTGAAGCCGAGCGAGTACTCTCAAGGAACCAGGGTCGTCCCCGTCGTGCTGCAAACCGCCACCCGCAGTTTCCTCAATACAACTACCAGACACTGGTTCCTGAAAATGAGGCAGCGGGCACAGCGGTGCTGCGCGTGGTGGCGCAAGACCCGGACCCAGGGGAGGCCGGGCGCCTGGTCTACTCGCTGGCGGCGCTCATGAACAGTCGCTCGCTGGAGCTTTTCAGCATTGATCCTCAGAGTGGCCTCATCCGCACGGCAGCCGCTCTGGATCGTGAGAGTATGGAACGCCACTACCTTCGAGTGACAGCACAGGACCACGGCTCACCGCGCCTCTCAGCTACCACCATGGTGGCGGTGACAGTAGCTGACCGAAATGATCACGCGCCAGTGTTTGAGCAAGCCCAGTATCGGGAAACACTTCGTGAGAATGTGGAAGAAGGTTACCCCATCCTGCAGTTGCGTGCCACCGACGGCGACGCGCCACCTAACGCCAACCTGCGCTACCGTTTCGTGGGATCCCCAGCTGCGCGCACCGCAGCGGCCGCTGCTTTCGAGATTGATCCACGTTCCGGCCTTATCAGCACCAGTGGCCGCGTGGACCGGGAACATATGGAAAGCTATGAGCTGGTGGTAGAGGCTAGTGACCAGGGCCAGGAGCCTGGGCCACGTTCAGCCACCGTGCGAGTGCACATAACTGTGCTGGATGAAAATGATAACGCTCCTCAGTTTAGCGAGAAGCGCTATGTGGCACAGGTGCGTGAGGATGTGCGCCCTCACACGGTGGTGCTACGTGTCACTGCCACCGACAAGGACAAGGATGCCAATGGTTTGGTGCATTATAACATCATTAGCGGCAACAGCAGGGGCCATTTTGCCATCGACAGTCTCACGGGTGAGATACAGGTAATGGCACCTCTGGActttgaggcagagagagaatatgctTTGCGTATCCGGGCACAAGATGCAGGCCGGCCACCTTTGTCCAACAACACAGGTCTGGCAAGCATCCAGGTGGTAGACATCAATGACCACGCTCCTATCTTTGTCAGCACACCCTTTCAggtctctgttttggaaaacGCACCCCTGGGTCACTCAGTAATTCACATACAAGCAGTAGATGCAGATCATGGAGAGAACTCCAGGTTAGAGTATTCTTTAACTGGTGTGGCATCAGACACACCCTTTGTGATAAACAGTGCCACTGGCTGGGTCTCTGTGAGTGGTCCCCTGGACCGTGAGTCTGTGGAACATTATTTCTTTGGCGTGGAGGCTCGTGACCATGGTTCACCCCCACTCTCTGCTTCAGCCAGTGTCACAGTAACCGTGTTGGATGTCAATGACAATCGGCCCGAGTTCACCATGAAAGAGTACCACCTTCGGCTCAATGAGGACGCAGCTGTAGGCACCAGTGTGGTCAGTGTGACCGCGGTAGATCGAGATGCCAACAGCGCCATCAGCTACCAAATTACAGGTGGCAACACTCGGAACAGATTTGCCATCAGCACCCAAGGTGGTGTGGGCCTGGTGACACTGGCCCTGCCTCTGGATTACAAGCAGGAACGCTACTTCAAGCTGGTGCTTACTGCATCTGATCGTGCCCTTCACGACCACTGCTATGTGCATATCAACATCACAGACGCCAACACACACAGGCCTGTCTTTCAAAGTGCCCACTACTCAGTGAGCATGAATGAAGACCGCCCAGTGGGTAGCACTGTGGTGGTCATCAGTGCTTCTGATGATGATGTGGGTGAAAACGCTCGCATCACCTACCTTCTGGAAGACAACCTGCCCCAGTTCCGAATTGACGCCGACTCAGGGGCCATTACACTACAAGCTCCACTGGACTATGAGGACCAAGTGACCTATACACTGGCCATTACTGCTCGGGACAATGGTATACCACAGAAGGCAGATACCACCTATGTGGAGGTAATGGTGAATGATGTGAACGATAATGCTCCCCAGTTTGTAGCCTCCCACTATACAGGCTTGGTCTCCGAGGATGCGCCACCTTTCACTAGTGTTCTGCAGATCTCAGCCACTGACCGGGATGCTCATGCCAATGGTCGGGTCCAATACACTTTCCAAAATGGGGAAGATGGGGATGGAGATTTCACCATTGAGCCCACCTCTGGCATTGTCAGGACTGTGAGGCGACTGGACCGGGAAGCAGTGCCGGTGTATGAGCTGACTGCCTACGCAGTGGACCGTGGCGTGCCCCCACTGAGGACTCCAGTCAGCATCCAAGTGACTGTACAGGATGTAAACGACAATGCACCTGTCTTTCCAGCTGAGGAGTTTGAAGTGAGGGTGAAGGAGAACAGCATTGTAGGGTCTGTGGTGGCTCAGATCACCGCAGTGGACCCTGACGACGGCCCCAATGCTCATATAATGTACCAGATTGTGGAAGGGAACATCCCCGAGCTGTTCCAAATGGACATCTTCTCTGGAGAGCTCACAGCACTCATTGACCTGGACTATGAGGCGCGTCAGGAATACGTAATTGTAGTGCAGGCCACATCAGCTCCTCTGGTCAGCCGGGCCACTGTACATGTGCGCCTGGTCGACCAGAATGATAACAGTCCCGTGCTCAACAACTTCCAGATCCTCTTTAACAACTATGTCTCCAACCGTTCGGACACCTTCCCCTCAGGCATCATTGGGCGAATCCCAGCGTACGACCCCGATGTCTCTGATCACCTCTTTTACTCCTTTGAGAGGGGCAACGAACTGCAGCTGCTTGTGGTCAACCAGACCAGTGGGGAGCTTCGGCTCAGCAGAAAGCTGGACAACAACCGCCCACTAGTGGCCTCCATGCTGGTAACTGTAACAG ATGGCCTGCATAGTGTTACAGCCCAGTGTGTTCTGCGTGTGGTCATCATCACGGAGGAGCTGCTGGCCAACAGTTTGACTGTTCGCCTGGAGAACATGTGGCAAGAGCGCTTCCTGTCACCGCTGCTGGGTCATTTTCTTGAAGGCGTGGCTGCAGTGCTCGCAACACCTACGGAGGACGTTTTCATCTTCAACATCCAGAATGACACGGATGTGGGGGGCACCGTGCTCAATGTGAGCTTCTCAGCGCTGGCACCACGTGGGGCTGGGGCAGGCGCTGCAGGGCCCTGGTTCAGCTCCGAGGAGCTACAAGAGCAACTGTACGTGCGCCGTGCAGCCCTGGCGGCCCGCTCGCTGCTCGACGTGCTGCCCTTCGACGACAACGTGTGCCTGCGCGAGCCCTGCGAGAACTACATGAAATGCGTGTCAGTGCTCCGCTTTGACTCCTCCGCGCCCTTTCTGGCCTCGGCCTCCACGCTCTTCCGACCCATCCAACCAATCGCCGGTCTGCGCTGCCGCTGCCCTCCTGGCTTCACGGGAGATTTCTGCGAGACAGAGCTGGACCTCTGCTATTCGAACCCCTGTCGCAATGGTGGCGCGTGCGCGCGGCGCGAGGGAGGCTACACCTGCGTGTGCCGTCCGCGCTTCACCG GGGAAGACTGCGAGTTGGACACTGAAGCTGGACGCTGCGTGCCCGGCGTCTGCCGCAACGGGGGCACCTGCACCAACGCACCCAATGGCGGTTTTCGCTGCCAGTGCCCCGCAGGCGGCGCTTTCGAGGGCCCGCGCTGTGAGGTGGCCGCACgctcctttcctcccagttccttcgTCATGTTCCGCGGCCTGCGACAGCGCTTCCACCTCACGCTGTCCCTCTC GTTTGCAACTGTGCAACCCAGCGGGCTACTCTTCTACAACGGGCGCCTGAATGAGAAGCATGATTTTTTGGCTCTAGAGCTTGTGGCTGGCCAAGTGCGGCTTACATATTCCACGG GTGAATCCAACACAGTGGTCAGCCCCACAGTTCCAGGAGGCCTGAGTGATGGACAGTGGCATACAGTGCATCTGAGATACTACAACAAG CCCCGGACAGATGCCCTAGGGGGTGCCCAGGGCCCGTCGAAGGACAAGGTGGCTGTGTTGAGTGTGGATGACTGCAACGTGGCTGTGGCTCTGCAGTTTGGGGCTGAGATTGGCAACTATTCGTGTGCAGCTGCTGGTGTGCAAACAAGCTCCAAGAA GTCCCTGGACCTGACGGGCCCTCTGCTCTTGGGGGGTGTCCCCAACCTTCCCGAGAACTTCCCTGTGTCCCACAAGGACTTCATTGGCTGCATGCGAGACCTGCACATTGATGGCCGCCGAATGGACATGGCAGCCTTTGTTGCTAACAACGGCACTACGGCAG gcTGTCAGGCCAAGTCACACTTTTGTGCCTCAGGCCCCTGCAAGAACAGTGGCTTCTGCTCTGAGCGCTGGGGTGGCTTCAGCTGTGATTGTCCTGTGGGCTTTGGTGGCAAAGACTGTCGACTCA CAATGGCCCATCCCTACCGTTTCCAAGGCAATGGGACACTGAGTTGGGACTTTGGAAATGACATGGCTGTGTCTGTGCCGTGGTACCTGGGACTATCATTTAGAACACGGGCAACAAAAGGGGTCCTGATGCAAGTGCAGCTTGGGCCACACAGTGTGCTCCTCTGCAAG CTAGATCGAGGGTTGCTGTCTGTGACACTGAGTAGGGCCTCAGGCCACACTGTCCACCTCCTGTTGGACCAGATGACTGTCAGCGATGGCCGGTGGCATGATCTTCGGCTGGAGTTGCAGGAGGAGCCAGGTGGCCGAAGGGGCCATCATATCTTTATGGTTTCACTGGACTTCACCCTCTTCCAg GACACCATGGCCATGGGGGGTGAGCTGCAGGGCCTGAAAGTAAAGCAGCTCCATGTGGGAGGCCTGCCCCCCAGCAGTAAGGAGGAGGGGCCTCAGGGTCTGGTTGGCTGTATTCAG GGGGTGTGGATTGGCTTCACACCCTTTGGGTCCTCAGCCCTGCTACCTCCCAGCCACAGAGTGAATGTGGAGCCTGGCTGTACTGTGATGAACCCCTGTGCATCTGGGCCCTGTCCTCCCCATGCTGACTGCAAAGATCTCTGGCAGACCTTTTCCTGCACCTGTCGGCCAG GTTACTACGGCCCAGGTTGTGTGGATGCCTGCCTCCTAAACCCTTGCCAAAACCAAGGGTCATGCCGGCACCTTCAAGGAGCCCCCCACGGCTACACCTGCGACTGTGCAGGCGGCTATTTCGGTCAGCACTGCGAGCACAG GATGGACCAGCAGTGCCCTCGGGGATGGTGGGGAAGCCCAACCTGTGGTCCCTGCAACTGTGACGTTCACAAGGGCTTTGACCCCAACTGTAACAAGACAAATGGCCAGTGCCACTGCAAG GAGTTCCACTATCGACCGAGGGGCAGTGACTCATGCCTCCCATGTGACTGCTACCCTGTGGGCTCCACCTCCCGCTCATGTGCACCCCACAGCGGGCAGTGCCCCTGCCGCCCGGGAGCCCTTGGCCGCCAGTGTAACAGCTGTGACAGCCCCTTTGCGGAGGTGACAGCCAGTGGTTGCCGAG TACTTTACGATGCCTGCCCCAAGTCCCTGAGATCTGGTGTGTGGTGGCCCCAGACTAAGTTTGGTGTTTTGGCTACAGTACCCTGTCCCCGGGGGGCCTTGG GATTGCGGGGTACAG GTGCTGCGGTGCGGCTGTGTGATGAGGACCAGGGTTGGTTGGAGCCTGATTTCTTCAACTGTACCTCCCCTGCCTTTCGAGAGCTTAGTCTGCTG TTGGATGGCCTAGAGCTGAACAAGACTGCACTGGATACTGTGGAGGCCAAGAAGCTGGCTCAGAGGCTACGGGAGGTGACTGGCCAGACTGACCACTACTTTAGCCAAGATGTCCGAGTCACTGCCCGCTTGCTGGCCTACTTGCTGGCTTTTGAGAGCCATCAGCAGGGCTTCGGGCTGACAGCCACACAAGATGCCCACTTCAATGAG AATCTTCTATGGGCTGGTTCTGCACTGCTTgctccagagacaggagacttgTGGGCAGCCCTGGGGCAGCGGGCCCCTGGGGGCTCCCCAGGTAGTGCAGGGCTGGTGCGGCATCTGGAGGAATATGCAGCCACCCTCGCAAGGAATATGGAGCTGACATATCTGAATCCTGTCGGACTAGTCACACCCAATATCA TGCTCAGCATTGACCGTATGGAGCATCCTAGTTCAACCCAGGGAGCCCGTCGCTACCCCCGCTATCACAGCAACCTTTTCCGGGGCCAGGATGCCTGGGATCCTCACACACATGTGCTATTGCCTTCCCAGTCCCCACAGCCATCCCCGTCTGAAG TTCTACCCACAAGCAGCAACGCAGAAAACGCCACAGCCTCGAGTGtggtctccccacctccccctctGGAGACTGAGTCTGAGCCTGGGATCTCCATAGTCATTCTGCTAGTGTACCGAGCCTTGGGAGGGCTTCTCCCCGCCCAGTTCCAAGCTGAGCGCCGGGGCGCCAG GCTCCCCCAGAACCCTGTTATGAACTCCCCGGTGGTCAGCGTGGCTGTTTTCCATGGACGAAACTTCCTCAGGGGTGTCCTGGTCTCTCCAATCAACCTTGAGTTCCGCCTACTACAGACAGCGAATCGGAGCAAGGCGATCTGTGTGCAGTGGGACCCACCTGGCCC GGCAGAGCAGCATGGTATGTGGACAGCAAGAGACTGCGAACTGGTACACAGGAACGGATCCCATGCTCGGTGTCGCTGTAGCCGGACGGGCACTTTTGGAGTCCTTATGGATGCCTCTCCCCGTGAG CGGCTAGAGGGAGACCTTGAGCTGCTGGCAGTGTTCACTCATGTGGTCGTGGCGGTGTCTGTGACTGCGCTAGTGCTGACTGCAGCTGTCCTCCTGAGCCTGCGCAGCCTCAAGTCCAATGTGCGTGGGATCCATGCCAATGTGGCAGCTGCCCTGGGAGTGGCAGAGCTCCTCTTCCTACTGGGAATCCACAGGACCCACAATCAG CTGCTGTGCACTGCGGTCGCCATCCTTCTGCATTACTTCTTCCTCAGCACCTTTGCATGGCTCCTGGTGCAGGGCCTGCACCTCTACCGAATGCAGGTTGAGCCTCGAAATGTGGACCGTGGCGCCATGCGCTTCTACCATGCCCTGGGCTGGGGCGTCCCTGCTGTGTTGTTGG GCCTTGCTGTTGGGCTGGACCCAGAGGGCTATGGGAACCCTGACTTCTGCTGGATCTCCATCCATGAGCCTCTCATCTGGAGTTTTGCCGGCCCTATCGTCCTTGTGATTGTG ATGAATGGGACCATGTTTCTCCTCGCTGCCCGTACATCCTGCTCCACAGGGCAGAGGGAGGCCAAGAAGACCTCTGTGCT CAGGACTCTCCGAAgctcctttctgctccttctgctgGTCAGCGCCTCCTGGCTCTTTGGCCTTCTGGCAGTCAACCACAGCATACTGGCCTTCCACTACCTCCATGCTGGACTCTGTGGCCTCCAG GGCCTGGCTGTACTGCTGCTTTTCTGTGTCCTGAATGCAGACGCTCGGGCTGCCTGGACGCCAGCCTGTCTGGGCAAGAAGGCAGCTCCTGAGGAAACAAGGCCAGCACCAGGGCCG GGGTCTGGGGCCTACAACAACACGGCCCTCTTTGAGGAGAGTGGCCTTATCCGTATCACTCTCGGTGCCTCTACCGTCTCTTCAGTGAGCAGTGCTCGCTCTGGCAGGGCCCAGGACCAGGACAGCCAGCGGGGCCGCAGCTACCTCAG GGACAATGTTCTGGGTCGACACGGCTCGACTACGGAGCACGCCGAACACAGCCTCCAGGCTCACGCCGGCCCCACTGACCTGGATGTGGCTATGTTCCATCGAGATGCTG GTGCAGACTCTGACTCTGACAGCGACCTGTCGTTGGAGGAGGAGAGGAGTCTATCCATCCCATCTTCAGAGAGCGAGGACAATGGCCGGACTCGAGGGCGGTTCCAACGTCCACTCCGCAGGGCAGCCCAAA ATGTGGACGGTAATGACCTCCTGTCTTACTGGCCAGCCCTGGGAGAGTGTGAGGCAGCACCGTGTGCTCTGCAGGCGTGGGGCTCTGAACGGCGCCTTGGACTAGACAGCAACAAAGACGCAGCCAACAACAACCAGCCCGAACTGGCCTTGACCAGTGGAGATGAAACCTCCCTGGGCCGGGCCCAGCGGCAGAGGAAAG GCATCCTGAAGAACAGGTTGCAATATCCACTGGTGCCTCAGACTCGAGGCACGCCTGAGCTGTCCTGGTGCCGTGCAGCTACCTTGGGCCACCGTGCTGTGCCAGCTGCCTCCTATGGTCGCATCTATGCAGGTGGGGGTACAGGTAGCCTTTCACAGCCAGCCAGTCGTTACTCCTCTCGAGAACAGCTGGACTTGCTCTTAAGGCGACAGCTGAGCAGGGAGCGACTAGAAGAGGTCCCAGTTCCTGCACCTGTTCTGCATCCCCTGAGCCGACCAGGCTCCCAGGAACGCCTGGATACTGCACCAGCCCGCCTGGAACCCAGAGATAGGGGCAGCACGCTACCACGGAGGCAGCCACCTCGGGACTACCCTAGCACCATGGCTGGCCGCTTTGGGTCACGGGATGCACTGGACTTAGGGGCACCCCGAGAATGGTTGAGCACACTGCCTCCTCCCCGCCGCAACCGGGACCTTGACCCACAGCACCCACCTCTGCCGATGTCTCCACAGCGGCAACTCTCAAGGGACCCTCTCTTGCCATCTCGGCCCCTGGACTCTCTATCTAGGATCTCGAACTCTCGGGAGCGGCTGGACCAGGTGCCTAGTCGGCACCCTTCACGGGAGGCCCTCGGCCCAGCCCCACAGCTTCTCAGAGCCAGGGAGGACCCAGCCAGCGGTCCTAGCCATGGTCCCTCCACAGAGCAACTGGacattctctcctctatccttgCCTCTTTCAACTCCTCAGCCCTCTCCTCTGTGCAGTCCTCAAGCACACCCTCGGGCCCTCACACCACGGCCACGCCTTCCGCCACAGCCTCTGCACTTGGGCCTTCCACACCTCGCTCAGCCACTTCTCACAGCATCTCGGAGTTGTCACCTGATTCAGA GGTTCCCAGAAGCGAGGGTCACTCCTGA